The DNA region GACCGCGCCGATCTCGACGCCGTCGGGCAGCTCTGTCTCCGGCACCTTCACGATCATATCCTCCCGGTGCTCGCCGAAGCCTTCCTCAGGGGGAATGGCTAACGTTTTTTTCTCGCCTTCGCTCATACCCACGAGGGCGTTCTCCACGATGGGGAACACCTTGTTCTCGCCGATGACAAAGGTCACGGGTTCCTTGTCAGTGGACGTGTCGATGACTGTGCCGTCCTCAAGCGTACCCGTGTAATGGATGGTCACTTCAGAACCGGTCTGTGCTGTACTCATCACTTGCCTCCCGGTGTTTTTGCGTTCATGGGTGAGCCGCCTCGACGGGCGACTCTTCCTGAGCCAGCGGCTCTATTGGCTGCCGGCTTAGCTCGTATTCCTGCTGTAGACTTTCCATAAGCTGAGCGACAGGCACAATGGATTTAACCCGGTGCGCGTTGGCGCCAGCGAAGACGAGTCCGTGTTTCATGGAGCCCTTGCGCGCGTTCAGAAGCGCCAGGGCGATGCAGTAAGGACTGTCTTTGTGCTCACATGTCTGTATGCAATGGAAAGGGCAGGAAAAGGGTATCTTGGCGCCGTCCTCCACGTCATCCAGAAACTCATTGCGGATGGCGCGGCCCGGCATGCCCACCGGGCTCTTGACGATGGTCAGGCTCTCTTCGTCCGCATCGACGAATGCCTGCTTGAAAGCCGGGTCGGCGTCGCACTCGTCCGTTGCAACGAAGCGGGTGCCCATTTGCACGCCGGATGCGCCC from Oceanidesulfovibrio marinus includes:
- a CDS encoding FKBP-type peptidyl-prolyl cis-trans isomerase codes for the protein MSTAQTGSEVTIHYTGTLEDGTVIDTSTDKEPVTFVIGENKVFPIVENALVGMSEGEKKTLAIPPEEGFGEHREDMIVKVPETELPDGVEIGAVLRSTTPDGQTALLSVIDITDGNATLDGNHPLAGKTLNFEVELVSVA